In one Prosthecochloris aestuarii DSM 271 genomic region, the following are encoded:
- the sucC gene encoding ADP-forming succinate--CoA ligase subunit beta encodes MNIHEYQGKDILRKFGVSVPKGIVAFTAEEARQAAEQLFEEQENPVVVVKAQIHAGGRGKAGGVKLAKSPDEVFDIARQMIGCTLVTHQTGPEGKEVRRLLVEEGMNIEKEFYVGITLDRATSQNVLMVSTEGGMEIETVAEETPEKLLKIQIHPLQGLQGFQARQAAFFLGLEGDKFKNTVKFITALYKAYTAIDASIAEINPLVITKEGKVMALDAKINFDSNALFRHKDFLELRDISEEDPFEVEASKSNLNYVRLDGNVGCMVNGAGLAMATMDMIQLAGGKPANFLDVGGSASPETVEEGFKIIMSDKNVKAILINIFGGIVRCDRVAGGVIEAAKKVGLDMPVIVRLEGTNAEIAQKMLDESGLNLIAANGLREAAQKVNEALS; translated from the coding sequence ATGAATATCCATGAGTATCAGGGCAAGGATATACTACGCAAATTCGGAGTATCCGTCCCCAAAGGCATTGTGGCATTTACCGCCGAAGAGGCTCGCCAGGCTGCAGAACAGCTTTTTGAAGAACAGGAAAATCCTGTTGTCGTCGTCAAGGCACAGATCCATGCCGGAGGCAGAGGAAAAGCCGGAGGAGTCAAGCTTGCAAAATCACCTGACGAGGTCTTCGACATTGCACGTCAGATGATTGGCTGCACCCTTGTGACCCATCAGACCGGACCGGAAGGCAAAGAGGTTCGTCGCCTGCTCGTCGAAGAGGGCATGAATATCGAAAAAGAGTTTTATGTCGGCATTACGCTCGACCGCGCCACATCCCAGAATGTGCTGATGGTCTCGACCGAAGGTGGCATGGAAATCGAAACAGTCGCAGAAGAAACCCCTGAAAAACTGCTTAAAATCCAGATCCATCCGCTTCAGGGTCTTCAGGGATTCCAGGCACGACAGGCGGCTTTTTTCCTCGGTCTCGAGGGAGACAAGTTCAAAAACACCGTCAAATTCATCACAGCGCTCTACAAGGCCTACACCGCAATCGATGCTTCGATTGCTGAAATCAACCCGCTGGTCATCACCAAAGAGGGAAAGGTTATGGCTCTTGACGCCAAAATCAATTTCGACTCCAACGCACTCTTCCGCCACAAGGACTTTCTTGAACTGCGTGATATCAGTGAAGAGGACCCGTTTGAAGTCGAAGCATCGAAATCAAATCTGAACTACGTCCGGCTTGACGGCAATGTCGGCTGCATGGTCAACGGTGCAGGTCTTGCAATGGCAACGATGGACATGATCCAGCTTGCCGGAGGCAAACCGGCCAACTTCCTTGACGTCGGAGGCAGCGCGAGCCCCGAAACCGTTGAAGAAGGCTTCAAGATCATCATGAGTGACAAAAACGTCAAAGCCATCCTTATCAATATCTTCGGAGGCATCGTCCGTTGCGACCGCGTAGCCGGAGGAGTTATCGAAGCCGCCAAAAAGGTTGGGCTCGACATGCCGGTCATCGTCCGGCTCGAAGGCACCAATGCCGAAATTGCCCAGAAAATGCTTGATGAATCAGGGCTCAACCTGATCGCAGCAAACGGTCTGCGCGAAGCCGCACAGAAAGTCAACGAAGCACTTTCCTGA
- a CDS encoding glutamate synthase subunit beta — translation MGKVKGFLEYRREVPSDREPLERIKDWKEFHEHMTDEALGDQGARCMDCGTPYCHTGFMLSGMTSGCPIHNLIPEWNDYVYKGFWHEAYDRLMKTNNFPEFTGRVCPAPCEGSCVLGIIQPPVTIKNIECSIIEHAFKQGWVEPKKIAVRTGKKIAVVGSGPAGLAAADQLNKAGHSVTVYERDDRIGGLLMYGIPNMKLDKEAVVQRRVDLMEQEGVVFVVNTEIGVDFPAEKLTEEYDAVLLCTGATRPRDLDVEGRSLNGVHFAMDFLRESTKSVLTGGQPEISAKACDVIVIGGGDTGTDCVASSIRQGCKSVVQLEILPQPPLERQADNPWPEWPKTLKVDYGQEEAAALQGDDPRRYSMMTKKLIGDADGNLTGIEVSKVEWVKDDGRFMPRPVAGTEEILPAQLVLLAMGFLGPEDGALKALEVEQTERSTIKASYDDFSTSRQKVFAAGDARRGQSLIVWAINEGRAAAREVDRFLMGDTNLP, via the coding sequence ATGGGCAAAGTTAAAGGCTTTTTAGAGTATAGAAGAGAGGTTCCCTCCGACAGGGAGCCTCTTGAGAGAATCAAGGACTGGAAGGAGTTCCATGAGCACATGACGGATGAAGCTCTGGGCGATCAGGGAGCACGCTGTATGGATTGCGGGACACCCTATTGCCACACAGGGTTCATGCTCAGTGGCATGACATCAGGATGCCCGATTCACAATCTGATCCCTGAATGGAACGACTACGTCTATAAAGGGTTCTGGCACGAAGCATACGACCGTCTCATGAAGACCAACAATTTTCCTGAGTTTACCGGTCGTGTCTGTCCGGCTCCATGCGAAGGATCCTGTGTTCTTGGCATCATTCAGCCACCGGTAACTATCAAGAATATTGAATGCTCCATCATCGAGCATGCCTTCAAACAGGGCTGGGTTGAGCCGAAGAAGATAGCCGTCCGGACAGGAAAAAAGATCGCCGTTGTCGGCTCCGGTCCCGCAGGTCTCGCTGCTGCCGATCAGCTTAACAAGGCGGGCCACTCCGTGACAGTCTACGAGCGTGACGACCGTATTGGCGGGTTGCTGATGTATGGTATTCCCAACATGAAACTCGATAAAGAGGCCGTTGTGCAGCGTCGTGTCGACCTTATGGAGCAGGAAGGTGTTGTTTTTGTTGTCAATACCGAGATCGGCGTTGACTTTCCGGCTGAAAAACTGACCGAAGAGTATGATGCTGTTCTGCTTTGTACCGGGGCAACGAGACCTCGTGACCTCGATGTCGAGGGTCGCAGCTTGAACGGCGTCCATTTCGCTATGGATTTTCTTCGCGAAAGTACGAAATCCGTTCTCACAGGCGGGCAGCCTGAAATCTCTGCAAAAGCGTGTGATGTCATCGTTATCGGGGGAGGGGATACCGGAACCGACTGCGTGGCTTCATCGATTCGGCAGGGATGCAAAAGCGTCGTTCAGCTCGAAATTCTGCCTCAGCCGCCGCTTGAGCGACAGGCTGACAATCCCTGGCCCGAATGGCCCAAAACACTCAAGGTTGATTACGGGCAGGAGGAAGCCGCTGCACTGCAGGGGGATGATCCCCGCCGCTATTCGATGATGACCAAGAAACTTATCGGGGATGCAGACGGCAACCTGACCGGTATTGAAGTATCGAAAGTGGAATGGGTTAAGGACGATGGCCGTTTCATGCCGCGTCCGGTTGCGGGCACCGAGGAGATTCTTCCCGCACAGCTTGTTCTTCTTGCGATGGGCTTTCTGGGACCGGAAGATGGTGCCCTCAAGGCACTTGAGGTTGAACAAACGGAACGTTCAACGATCAAAGCCAGTTATGATGACTTCAGTACCAGCAGGCAAAAGGTTTTTGCTGCCGGTGATGCCAGAAGGGGACAGAGCCTTATTGTCTGGGCGATCAACGAGGGGAGGGCTGCCGCTCGTGAAGTTGACCGTTTTCTGATGGGCGACACCAATCTTCCTTAA
- a CDS encoding nucleoside deaminase, translating to MELTYFMEQAFREAIKAYEKKEIPVGAVVFDSNGSIVGRGYNQVEALSDATAHAEIIALTSAMATLGSKYLSDCTLAVTLEPCPMCAGAIVNAKVGRLIFGAYDPKMGACGTVMNITGNRQLNHQPEVYGGILEHKAQSLLQDFFRGLRNREGR from the coding sequence ATGGAGCTAACCTATTTCATGGAGCAGGCATTCCGGGAGGCGATCAAGGCGTATGAGAAAAAGGAGATTCCTGTGGGCGCTGTCGTTTTCGACAGTAATGGCTCTATCGTCGGGCGCGGATATAATCAGGTCGAAGCGCTCTCAGATGCAACAGCTCACGCTGAGATTATCGCATTGACGTCAGCTATGGCGACGCTTGGCAGTAAATACCTGTCGGATTGTACGCTCGCTGTCACTCTTGAGCCCTGTCCTATGTGTGCCGGAGCAATTGTCAACGCCAAGGTGGGTCGGTTGATTTTTGGCGCCTATGATCCGAAAATGGGTGCTTGCGGTACGGTGATGAACATTACAGGCAACAGGCAACTGAATCATCAGCCGGAAGTCTACGGAGGTATTCTCGAACACAAGGCCCAAAGCCTCCTGCAGGATTTTTTCAGGGGACTGAGAAACAGGGAAGGGCGTTAA
- the gltB gene encoding glutamate synthase large subunit, translated as MKAMQATGLYDPQYEHDACGVGFVANIKGKKSHEIVLQGLEVLEKMKHRGACGWEKNTGDGSGILIQIPDKYLRKVCAERSIELPAEGEYAVGMVFMPPDISQRRAIEDICRQMVQAEGQKFLGFRKVPTINESLGNTAKAQEPVVKQFFVAKGKDVASDLEFERKLYVIRRRITKRVKYTAGLLGSNYFYICSLSSRTIVYKGMLLPEQVSLYYPELNDADTESAISMVHSRFSTNTFPSWDRAHPYRFLSHNGEINTLRGNINWMKAREKMFSSKLYGSEIEDIKPVIMEDGSDAAILDNSFEFLVLSGRSMAHAAMMMIPEPWTGTRDMPADKRAFYEYHSCLMEPWDGPACVTFTDGTQIGAILDRNGLRPSRYYITKDDLVVMASEAGVLDIEPERILKKDRLQPGKMFLVDTAEGRIVSDEEIKSGVSNAEPYQEWLDSNMLGLENLPELPLLNNPDEDKYSITARQKAFGYTQEDISMQLIPMANAGVEPVGSMGNDTPLAVLSNRPKMLYDYFKQLFAQVTNPPIDSIREDVITSTLVMLGTEGNLLEPDDKSCRRLRLDRPVLSNEELEKIRGIDKPGFKAVTFPIFYNVSDGGKGIDREMQDIYRRCEKEINNGTNLIILSDKGSLEKDRAPIPALLAVSGLHHFLINAGLRTKIGLILESAEPRTVHHFAVLIGYGVGAVNPYLAFESIRALCQSGQIKLDVAKAQKNYIKAIVKGVVKTMAKMGISTIQSYCGAQIFEAVGLNSQLVDAYFTRTASRIEGVGLDTIAEELCRRHQAAFPVTGNKVDRGLDTGGDRKWRHNGEYHLFGPESIHLLQHSCRTGDVELYKKYEELIDNQSEHLCTLRGLMTIKFSKNPIPLEEVEPVENILKRFKTGAMSYGSISQEAHETLAIAMNRLGGKSNTGEGGEDPVRFVKEANGDSRMSAIKQVASGRFGVTSEYLTNAEEIQIKMAQGAKPGEGGQLPATKVYPWVAKVRHSTPGVGLISPPPHHDIYSIEDLAQLIHDLKNANRFARINVKLVSTVGVGTIAAGVAKAHADVVLISGHDGGTGASPISSIMHAGMPWELGLAETHQTLVLNNLRSRIIVEADGQLKTARDIVVAALLGAEEFGFATTALVVMGCIMMRACQNDSCPVGVATQNPELRKNFTGKPEHVENFMRFLAEGVRQYMAKMGIRTLNELVGRTDLLEMKKAVSHWKAEGLDLSKILYQADPGEQNQSLYNTCSQEHGLEDSLDMQTLLKICEPAIKRGEKVNSNLPIRNTNRVVGTMVGNEVTKVHGGKGLADDTIHLKFYGSAGQSLGAFIPKGMTLELEGDANDYIGKGLSGGRIVVYPPKQSTFVPEENIIVGNVAFYGATSGEAYIRGMAGERFCVRNSGLEAVVEAVGDHGCEYMTGGTVVILGPTGKNFAAGMSGGVAYVYDADRKFSARCNCEMVGLDIIEDEHEIARLHGMIERHASYTGSACAKAILEEWAEAKDRFIKVIPHDYKRAMEAMEAVSNAGMTGEEAVMSAFLKNIHDPARLSGN; from the coding sequence ATGAAAGCAATGCAAGCAACGGGGCTTTACGATCCGCAGTACGAGCATGATGCTTGTGGCGTAGGATTTGTTGCCAATATCAAGGGGAAAAAGTCGCACGAAATAGTTCTTCAGGGATTGGAAGTTCTTGAAAAAATGAAGCATCGGGGCGCTTGTGGATGGGAAAAGAATACCGGTGATGGATCGGGTATTCTGATCCAGATCCCTGACAAGTATCTGAGGAAAGTGTGCGCTGAAAGAAGTATAGAACTGCCTGCAGAGGGAGAGTATGCTGTCGGCATGGTGTTTATGCCGCCTGATATTTCCCAGCGGAGGGCGATTGAGGATATCTGCCGCCAGATGGTTCAGGCCGAGGGCCAGAAATTTCTTGGTTTCAGAAAGGTGCCGACTATCAACGAGTCTCTTGGCAATACCGCCAAAGCCCAGGAGCCTGTTGTCAAGCAGTTTTTTGTGGCAAAAGGCAAGGACGTTGCCTCTGATCTTGAGTTTGAACGCAAACTCTATGTTATCCGTCGTCGTATCACGAAACGGGTTAAGTATACCGCTGGTCTTCTGGGGAGCAATTACTTCTATATCTGCAGTCTTTCGTCACGCACGATTGTCTACAAGGGCATGCTGCTGCCTGAGCAGGTTTCTCTCTATTATCCTGAACTCAATGATGCTGATACCGAAAGTGCTATTTCAATGGTGCACTCCCGTTTCAGCACCAATACGTTTCCGAGCTGGGATCGTGCCCACCCCTACCGTTTTCTCAGCCATAACGGAGAGATCAATACGCTTCGGGGCAATATCAACTGGATGAAAGCCAGGGAAAAGATGTTCTCGTCCAAACTTTACGGGAGTGAGATAGAGGATATCAAGCCGGTTATCATGGAGGATGGCAGTGATGCTGCAATTCTTGACAACAGTTTTGAGTTTCTTGTTCTCAGTGGCCGTTCTATGGCTCATGCGGCAATGATGATGATTCCCGAACCATGGACCGGAACAAGGGATATGCCTGCAGATAAACGCGCCTTCTACGAATACCATAGCTGCCTGATGGAACCATGGGACGGCCCTGCATGCGTCACTTTTACCGACGGAACCCAGATTGGCGCCATCCTTGACCGTAACGGTTTGCGTCCGTCCCGCTATTACATTACGAAAGATGACCTCGTTGTCATGGCTTCTGAAGCTGGCGTTCTGGATATCGAGCCGGAAAGGATTCTCAAGAAAGACCGGCTTCAGCCCGGCAAGATGTTCCTTGTCGATACCGCTGAAGGCAGAATCGTTTCAGACGAAGAGATCAAGTCGGGCGTTTCCAACGCAGAGCCCTATCAGGAGTGGCTCGACAGCAATATGCTCGGACTGGAGAACCTGCCTGAACTTCCTCTTCTCAATAATCCGGATGAGGATAAGTACAGTATTACCGCTCGTCAGAAAGCGTTCGGCTATACCCAGGAAGATATCAGTATGCAGCTTATTCCGATGGCCAATGCCGGTGTGGAACCTGTTGGCTCGATGGGTAACGATACTCCTCTTGCGGTGCTGTCCAACCGTCCGAAGATGCTCTATGATTATTTCAAACAGCTCTTTGCCCAGGTGACCAATCCTCCGATCGATTCTATCAGAGAGGATGTCATTACATCGACTCTCGTCATGCTTGGCACTGAGGGTAATCTTCTTGAGCCCGATGACAAGAGCTGCCGCAGGCTTCGTCTCGATCGTCCTGTCCTTTCAAACGAGGAACTCGAGAAAATCCGCGGCATTGACAAGCCCGGCTTCAAGGCGGTGACATTCCCGATTTTCTATAACGTCAGTGACGGCGGCAAGGGTATCGACCGGGAAATGCAGGATATCTACCGGCGCTGCGAAAAGGAGATCAATAATGGAACCAATCTCATTATTCTCTCCGACAAGGGTTCGCTTGAGAAAGATCGTGCTCCGATCCCGGCTCTGCTTGCGGTCTCCGGCCTGCACCATTTTCTCATCAATGCCGGTCTGAGGACAAAGATCGGTCTTATTCTCGAATCGGCTGAACCGAGAACTGTTCATCATTTTGCGGTTCTTATCGGTTACGGTGTCGGTGCGGTCAATCCCTATCTTGCCTTTGAGTCCATTCGAGCTCTCTGCCAGTCCGGTCAAATCAAACTCGACGTTGCCAAGGCACAGAAAAACTATATCAAGGCCATCGTCAAAGGTGTGGTGAAAACCATGGCGAAGATGGGTATTTCAACGATCCAGAGTTACTGTGGCGCCCAGATCTTCGAGGCTGTCGGTCTCAACTCGCAGCTTGTCGATGCATACTTTACCCGGACAGCATCGCGAATTGAAGGCGTAGGTCTCGATACTATTGCTGAAGAGCTTTGCAGACGTCATCAGGCAGCCTTTCCGGTTACCGGTAACAAGGTTGACCGCGGGCTCGATACAGGCGGTGATCGAAAGTGGCGTCACAATGGAGAGTATCATCTGTTTGGTCCGGAGTCGATCCATCTCCTTCAGCACTCCTGCAGGACCGGGGATGTGGAACTCTACAAAAAGTACGAAGAGCTGATCGATAACCAGAGCGAGCATCTCTGCACGCTTCGTGGTCTTATGACGATCAAATTCAGCAAGAATCCCATTCCTCTCGAAGAGGTTGAACCGGTCGAAAACATCCTCAAGCGCTTCAAGACCGGAGCGATGTCCTACGGTTCGATCAGCCAGGAGGCTCATGAAACGCTCGCTATTGCCATGAACCGTCTCGGCGGAAAGAGCAATACCGGAGAGGGCGGGGAAGATCCCGTTCGTTTTGTTAAGGAGGCTAATGGCGATTCGAGAATGTCGGCTATCAAACAGGTTGCTTCAGGTCGTTTCGGTGTGACGAGCGAGTACCTGACCAATGCCGAGGAGATTCAGATCAAAATGGCCCAGGGAGCCAAGCCTGGTGAAGGCGGCCAGCTTCCTGCAACGAAAGTATATCCCTGGGTGGCCAAGGTTCGTCATTCAACTCCGGGTGTCGGTTTGATTTCGCCGCCGCCGCATCACGATATTTATTCCATCGAGGATCTTGCCCAGCTCATCCACGATCTTAAAAACGCCAACCGTTTTGCCAGAATCAATGTGAAACTGGTTTCGACTGTCGGTGTCGGCACTATTGCTGCAGGCGTCGCCAAGGCTCATGCCGATGTTGTGCTGATCAGCGGTCATGATGGCGGTACAGGAGCTTCTCCGATTTCAAGTATCATGCATGCCGGTATGCCGTGGGAACTTGGCCTTGCCGAGACCCATCAGACCCTTGTGCTCAACAATCTTCGCAGCCGCATTATTGTCGAAGCTGATGGTCAGCTCAAAACCGCCCGCGATATCGTCGTTGCTGCTCTGCTCGGCGCTGAGGAGTTCGGTTTTGCGACTACCGCGCTTGTTGTTATGGGCTGCATCATGATGCGGGCATGCCAGAATGATTCCTGTCCGGTCGGTGTGGCAACCCAGAACCCTGAGCTGAGGAAGAACTTTACCGGTAAGCCGGAACATGTCGAGAATTTCATGCGTTTCCTCGCCGAAGGTGTTCGCCAGTATATGGCGAAAATGGGTATCAGAACCCTGAACGAACTTGTTGGCCGGACTGATCTTCTGGAAATGAAAAAAGCTGTCAGTCATTGGAAGGCGGAAGGGCTTGATCTTTCCAAAATTCTGTATCAGGCAGATCCCGGCGAGCAGAACCAGAGCCTGTATAATACCTGCAGTCAGGAGCATGGACTCGAGGATAGTCTCGATATGCAGACCCTGCTGAAAATCTGTGAACCGGCGATCAAACGTGGTGAGAAAGTCAACAGTAACCTGCCGATCCGCAACACCAATCGTGTTGTCGGAACCATGGTCGGTAACGAGGTGACCAAAGTGCACGGTGGCAAGGGGCTTGCAGACGATACCATTCATCTCAAGTTTTACGGTTCGGCCGGCCAGAGCCTTGGAGCCTTTATTCCCAAGGGGATGACGCTTGAACTCGAAGGCGATGCCAACGATTATATCGGTAAAGGTCTTTCGGGTGGAAGGATCGTTGTCTATCCGCCTAAACAGTCCACCTTCGTGCCTGAAGAAAATATCATTGTCGGTAACGTCGCGTTTTACGGCGCTACATCGGGTGAAGCCTATATCCGCGGTATGGCCGGTGAACGTTTCTGCGTTCGCAACAGCGGCCTTGAAGCCGTAGTCGAGGCAGTAGGCGACCATGGGTGCGAGTACATGACCGGAGGGACGGTGGTGATTCTCGGCCCTACAGGAAAGAACTTTGCAGCCGGTATGTCGGGTGGCGTAGCCTATGTTTACGATGCCGACAGGAAATTCAGCGCACGTTGCAACTGTGAGATGGTCGGGCTTGATATTATTGAAGATGAACATGAGATTGCCAGGCTGCATGGCATGATCGAGAGGCACGCATCCTATACCGGAAGTGCCTGTGCGAAGGCGATTCTCGAAGAATGGGCAGAGGCTAAAGATCGCTTTATCAAGGTCATTCCGCATGATTACAAGCGGGCGATGGAGGCGATGGAGGCTGTTTCCAATGCAGGTATGACCGGTGAAGAAGCGGTTATGTCGGCCTTCCTGAAAAATATTCACGACCCGGCACGTTTATCGGGGAACTGA
- a CDS encoding nitronate monooxygenase, translated as MKVDNFRFQLGNKEYVPIIIGGMGVNISTTELAISAEKLGGIGHISDAEVCYVCDSIFSTSYTTRKRKKYSYNVNNIDKSDLYFDLEEVAEAQKKYVEHTMSQKSGNGAIFMNCMEKLTMRNSSDTLRTRLCAAMDAGIDGLTLAAGLNLRTLDLMKDHPRFHDVKIGIIISSLRALTIFLKRAVKLERLPDYIIVEGPLAGGHLGFGPDDWQAYDLQTIVSDVLNFVKQEELNIPVIAAGGIFTGTDATEFLKTGVAAVQVATRFTISREAGLPSAVKQHYINAEKQDIVINTVSPTGYPMRMLKQSPTLRYSMKPNCEGLGYLLDNHGKCGYIDAYYKALETKEEGKHLEITGQTCLCTGMAKYDCWTCGDTTYRLKDTTNRLDDGTWQLPSAEDIFKDYQFSTDHAIAKPERVS; from the coding sequence ATGAAGGTAGACAATTTCAGATTCCAACTGGGTAACAAAGAGTATGTCCCGATTATCATCGGGGGAATGGGGGTCAATATCTCTACAACAGAGCTTGCGATCTCGGCGGAAAAACTGGGCGGAATAGGCCATATTTCGGACGCGGAAGTCTGCTACGTGTGCGACAGCATATTCAGCACATCGTACACAACCCGCAAGAGAAAAAAATACAGTTACAACGTCAACAATATTGACAAATCAGACCTGTATTTTGATCTCGAAGAGGTAGCCGAAGCACAGAAAAAGTATGTAGAGCACACCATGTCGCAAAAAAGCGGCAACGGAGCGATTTTCATGAACTGCATGGAGAAACTCACCATGCGGAACTCGTCAGACACCCTGCGAACACGCCTCTGCGCTGCCATGGATGCAGGCATTGACGGTCTGACGCTTGCCGCGGGTCTGAACCTGCGCACACTTGATTTGATGAAAGACCACCCGCGCTTTCACGACGTCAAGATAGGTATTATCATCTCGTCGCTCAGGGCCCTGACAATCTTCTTGAAAAGGGCTGTAAAACTCGAACGACTCCCTGACTACATTATCGTCGAAGGTCCTCTTGCAGGCGGACATCTCGGTTTTGGTCCTGATGACTGGCAGGCATATGACCTGCAGACCATTGTCAGCGACGTGCTGAACTTCGTCAAACAGGAAGAACTCAACATCCCGGTCATTGCTGCCGGAGGTATCTTCACCGGAACAGACGCAACAGAGTTCCTCAAAACCGGCGTTGCTGCAGTCCAGGTCGCGACAAGATTCACCATTTCCCGGGAAGCGGGTCTGCCATCAGCGGTCAAACAGCACTATATCAACGCTGAAAAACAGGATATCGTCATCAATACCGTTTCCCCGACAGGCTATCCGATGCGGATGCTCAAGCAATCTCCAACCCTGCGCTACAGCATGAAACCGAACTGTGAAGGCCTGGGATACCTGCTCGACAATCACGGCAAATGCGGCTACATTGACGCTTATTACAAAGCACTCGAGACAAAAGAAGAGGGCAAGCACCTTGAAATCACCGGACAGACATGCCTCTGCACCGGGATGGCGAAATACGACTGCTGGACTTGCGGCGACACGACCTATCGTCTGAAAGACACCACAAACCGCCTTGATGACGGGACATGGCAGCTGCCATCAGCAGAAGATATATTCAAGGACTATCAATTCAGCACAGACCACGCTATCGCCAAACCTGAAAGAGTCTCCTGA
- a CDS encoding DUF4404 family protein yields MEQQKLLALLEELHQELEKTETVDVKTGEVLASLKEDIGKLVREESSIEDGQEGLSRNLSEALDHFEEDHPKISMAIQYVLDSLARMGL; encoded by the coding sequence ATGGAACAGCAGAAATTGTTGGCCTTGCTTGAGGAGCTTCATCAGGAACTCGAAAAGACAGAAACTGTCGATGTGAAAACCGGTGAGGTTCTTGCCAGCCTGAAAGAAGATATCGGAAAACTCGTTCGCGAGGAATCATCGATAGAGGACGGACAGGAAGGGCTTTCGAGAAATCTGAGTGAAGCACTTGATCATTTCGAGGAAGACCATCCCAAGATCAGTATGGCCATTCAGTATGTTCTTGACAGTCTTGCCCGGATGGGTCTTTAA
- the gpmA gene encoding 2,3-diphosphoglycerate-dependent phosphoglycerate mutase, protein MIKLVLLRHGESQWNRENRFTGWRDIDLSEKGLAEAANAGVLMKEEGLTFDIAYTSVLKRAIRTLWNALDTMDLLWVPVEKTWRLNERHYGSLQGLNKTETAQLHGEEQVLVWRRSYDTPPPPLEKTDERYPGNDPRYASLSSEEIPVAECLKDTVARFLPYWHETIAPQIKAGKKVLIVAHGNSLRALVKYLDNISEEDIVGINIPTGIPLVYELDDDLKPIRHYYLGDQEAAAKAAAAVANQAKG, encoded by the coding sequence ATGATAAAACTGGTACTGTTACGACACGGAGAAAGCCAGTGGAACAGGGAAAACCGTTTTACCGGATGGAGAGATATTGATTTAAGCGAAAAAGGGCTGGCTGAGGCCGCTAATGCCGGCGTGCTGATGAAAGAAGAGGGGCTGACATTTGATATCGCTTATACTTCTGTACTCAAACGAGCTATTCGGACCCTGTGGAACGCGCTTGACACAATGGACCTTCTGTGGGTTCCGGTAGAGAAAACCTGGCGCCTTAACGAGCGACATTACGGTTCGCTTCAGGGGCTCAATAAAACAGAAACCGCTCAGCTTCATGGCGAAGAGCAGGTGCTGGTCTGGAGAAGAAGCTATGATACGCCGCCGCCGCCGCTCGAAAAAACTGATGAACGCTATCCCGGCAACGATCCCCGCTATGCGTCCCTCTCTTCTGAAGAGATTCCTGTTGCGGAATGCCTGAAGGATACGGTTGCCCGTTTTCTTCCCTACTGGCATGAGACGATTGCCCCGCAGATCAAGGCGGGAAAGAAGGTGCTCATCGTTGCTCACGGCAATTCACTTCGTGCGCTGGTAAAGTATCTCGACAATATTTCCGAGGAGGATATCGTTGGTATCAACATCCCGACGGGGATTCCTCTCGTGTATGAACTCGATGATGATCTGAAGCCGATCCGCCATTATTATCTTGGCGATCAGGAGGCTGCGGCCAAAGCCGCGGCAGCCGTCGCCAATCAGGCCAAAGGGTAA